In Eriocheir sinensis breed Jianghai 21 chromosome 23, ASM2467909v1, whole genome shotgun sequence, a single window of DNA contains:
- the LOC127002595 gene encoding uncharacterized protein LOC127002595: protein MRVIAKVHRAGVTPEEMAAGYDEWSENYEEMMIWKGGYRGPAITLEEALRWVPPERRAKARVLDVAAGTGCVGRELHREGFRHIDAVDPSEGMMKQRETGIYTNDFLEVSVDDSTNS from the exons atgagggtgatcgcgaaagtccacagggcgggggtcacgccggaggagatggcggccggctacgacgagtggtccgagaactacgaggagatg atgatctggaaaggcgggtaccgtggccccgccatcacgctggaagaggcgctgcgttgggtacccccggagcggcgagctaaggccagggtgctggacgtggccgctgggacgggctgcgtgggccgcgaactccaccgggaaggcttcag gcacatagacgctgtggacccgtcggagggcatgatgaagcagcgggagactggcatctatacgaacgacttcctgga